The following are encoded together in the Salmonella enterica subsp. enterica serovar Choleraesuis genome:
- a CDS encoding nitrate reductase subunit alpha — protein MSKFLDRFRYFKELAEPFADGYGQTLNNNRDWEDSYRQRWQHDKIVRSTHGVNCTGSCSWKIYVKNGLVTWETQQTDYPETRPDLPNHEPRGCPRGASYSWYVYSANRLKHPQIRQHLLEMWREARSLHTDPVDAWASIVNSPEKTRTYKQARGRGGLVRLSWDEANEIIAAANVYTAKTVGPDRVVGFSPIPAMSMVSYAAGARYLSLIGGTCLSFYDWYCDLPPASPMTWGEQTDVPESADWYNSSYIIAWGSNVPQTRTPDAHFFTEVRYKGTKTVAVTPDYAEIVKLCDQWLAPKQGTDSAMALAMGHVILKEFYLERPSQYFTDYARRYSDLPMLVLLEAREDGHHVAGRMLRAADLVDGLGEENNPQWKTVAIDETSNELVAPLGSIGYRWGEKGRWNLEQRAGNGQDVSLQLSLLGKHDGVAQVGFPYFGGIESEHFRPVALTEVLHRPVPVKRLTLADGSEAMVASVFDLMVANYGIARDWGDEQVDDSLCAKDYREVKAYTPAWAERITGVPQANILQVAREFADNADKTHGRSMVIVGAGINHWYHMDMNYRGIINLLVFCGCVGQTGGGWAHYVGQEKLRPQTGWQPLAFALDWTRPPRHMNTTSFFYNHSSQWRYETLDTAELLSPLADKSRYSGSLIDFNVRAERMGWLPSSPQLNVNPLTIAASAEAAGQSPQDYVVNGLKSGAIRFAAEQPDRPENSPRNLFIWRSNLLGSSGKGHEYMLKYLLGTEHGIQQTDLGSQGRQKPEEVEWLDEAREGKLDLIVTLDFRMSTTCLYSDIILPTATWYEKDDMNTSDMHPFIHPLSAAIDPCWEARSDWEIYKGIAREFSKVCVGHLGEETDLVTLPIQHDSPGELGQSGQILDWKKGECDLIPGKTAPNLMVVQRNYPQTYERFTSLGPLLDKLGNGSKGINWDTKEEVEFLGRFNRTHSSGNATGRPVIDSAKDAAEVILSLAPETNGEVAVKAWRALGEFTGRDHTHLALPKQDVKIRFRDIQAQPRKIISSPTWSGLEDDHVSYNAGYTNVHELIPWRTLSGRQQLYQDHPWMLAFGESLVAYRPPVDTRSVTPLLHVRSNGNPEKALNFLTPHQKWGIHSTYSDNLLMLTLARGGPLVWISETDARELGIEDNDWIEAFNTNGALSARAVVSQRVQPGMVMMYHAQERTINVPGSEITGQRGGIHNSVTRVSPKPTHMIGGYAQLAYGFNYYGTVGSNRDEFVVVRKMRRIDWLDGEGHDSEQPAVVQGAAK, from the coding sequence AGACGCTGAATAACAATCGTGACTGGGAAGACAGCTACCGCCAGCGCTGGCAGCACGACAAAATTGTTCGTTCAACTCACGGTGTAAACTGCACCGGTTCCTGTAGCTGGAAGATCTACGTCAAGAATGGTCTGGTGACCTGGGAAACCCAGCAGACGGACTACCCGGAAACCCGCCCCGATCTGCCTAATCATGAGCCACGAGGCTGCCCGCGTGGAGCAAGCTATTCCTGGTATGTCTATAGCGCCAACCGTCTTAAACACCCGCAAATCCGCCAGCATCTGCTGGAGATGTGGCGTGAAGCCCGAAGCCTTCATACCGATCCCGTGGACGCCTGGGCCAGCATCGTCAACTCGCCGGAAAAAACGCGTACTTACAAGCAGGCGCGCGGGCGCGGTGGTCTGGTTCGCCTGAGCTGGGATGAAGCGAACGAGATTATTGCCGCCGCTAACGTATATACAGCTAAAACCGTGGGGCCAGACCGGGTTGTCGGTTTTTCACCGATCCCGGCGATGTCGATGGTTTCCTACGCCGCGGGCGCGCGCTATCTGTCGCTTATTGGCGGCACCTGCCTGAGTTTTTATGACTGGTATTGCGATTTGCCTCCGGCATCGCCAATGACCTGGGGCGAGCAGACGGATGTTCCTGAATCGGCCGACTGGTACAACTCCTCTTACATCATTGCCTGGGGCTCTAACGTCCCGCAGACTCGTACTCCCGACGCCCACTTTTTTACCGAAGTTCGCTACAAAGGCACTAAAACCGTTGCCGTTACGCCGGATTACGCCGAGATAGTGAAGCTGTGTGACCAGTGGCTTGCGCCTAAACAGGGCACCGATAGCGCCATGGCGCTGGCGATGGGCCACGTTATTTTGAAAGAGTTTTATCTGGAACGGCCCAGCCAGTACTTCACTGATTATGCCCGCCGCTACAGCGACCTGCCGATGCTGGTGCTGCTTGAGGCCAGGGAAGATGGGCATCACGTTGCCGGGCGTATGCTGCGCGCCGCCGACTTAGTGGATGGCCTCGGTGAAGAGAATAATCCACAGTGGAAAACGGTAGCGATTGATGAAACCAGCAATGAGCTGGTGGCACCGCTCGGTTCTATTGGCTATCGCTGGGGTGAGAAAGGGCGCTGGAATTTGGAACAGCGCGCCGGGAATGGCCAGGATGTTTCGCTGCAGCTCAGCCTGCTCGGTAAGCATGATGGCGTGGCACAGGTTGGCTTCCCCTATTTTGGCGGCATCGAAAGCGAGCATTTTCGCCCGGTGGCGTTGACCGAAGTGTTGCATCGTCCGGTGCCGGTAAAACGCCTGACCCTGGCCGACGGCTCAGAAGCTATGGTAGCCAGCGTGTTCGACCTGATGGTTGCTAACTATGGGATAGCCCGCGACTGGGGTGATGAGCAGGTAGATGACTCCCTGTGCGCCAAAGACTACCGGGAAGTGAAAGCTTATACCCCGGCCTGGGCCGAGCGAATTACCGGTGTGCCACAGGCTAATATTTTGCAGGTAGCCCGCGAGTTTGCCGATAATGCGGATAAAACCCATGGCCGATCCATGGTTATTGTCGGCGCCGGTATCAACCACTGGTATCACATGGATATGAACTACCGGGGGATAATCAATCTGCTGGTATTCTGCGGCTGCGTTGGGCAAACCGGCGGTGGCTGGGCGCACTACGTCGGCCAGGAAAAACTGCGGCCGCAAACCGGCTGGCAGCCGCTGGCGTTTGCGCTCGACTGGACGCGTCCGCCGCGCCATATGAACACCACTTCATTCTTCTACAACCACTCCAGCCAGTGGCGCTATGAAACCCTGGATACCGCCGAACTGCTGTCGCCGCTGGCGGATAAATCCCGCTATAGCGGCAGCCTTATCGACTTCAACGTCCGGGCCGAGCGAATGGGCTGGTTGCCTTCTTCTCCACAGCTTAACGTTAACCCGCTGACTATTGCCGCTTCGGCGGAAGCCGCGGGCCAGTCGCCGCAGGATTATGTGGTCAACGGGTTAAAAAGCGGCGCGATTCGTTTCGCCGCCGAGCAGCCCGACCGGCCGGAGAACTCCCCGCGTAACCTATTTATCTGGCGCTCGAATCTGCTGGGCTCATCCGGTAAAGGGCATGAATACATGCTCAAGTATCTTCTGGGCACCGAGCACGGCATTCAGCAAACCGACCTCGGTTCCCAGGGGCGGCAGAAGCCGGAAGAGGTTGAATGGCTCGATGAAGCGCGCGAAGGCAAGCTGGACCTTATCGTTACGCTCGATTTCCGTATGTCCACGACCTGTCTCTATTCTGACATTATTCTGCCTACGGCCACCTGGTATGAGAAAGACGACATGAATACTTCGGATATGCATCCGTTTATTCATCCGCTTTCAGCGGCTATCGATCCCTGCTGGGAAGCGCGCAGCGACTGGGAGATTTACAAGGGCATCGCCCGCGAATTCTCCAAAGTATGCGTCGGCCATTTAGGTGAAGAGACAGACCTGGTGACTCTGCCCATTCAGCATGATTCGCCGGGTGAGCTGGGGCAAAGCGGCCAGATCCTGGACTGGAAAAAGGGTGAGTGCGACCTTATCCCTGGCAAAACCGCACCTAATCTGATGGTAGTGCAGCGTAACTACCCGCAAACCTATGAGCGCTTTACCTCGCTGGGGCCGCTGCTGGATAAGCTGGGCAACGGCAGTAAAGGTATTAACTGGGATACCAAAGAGGAGGTGGAGTTTCTCGGGCGCTTTAACCGCACCCACAGCAGCGGCAATGCCACCGGGCGACCGGTTATCGACAGCGCTAAAGACGCAGCCGAAGTTATTCTGTCACTGGCACCGGAAACCAATGGCGAAGTTGCGGTAAAAGCCTGGCGAGCGCTGGGTGAATTCACCGGACGCGATCACACTCATCTGGCACTACCTAAACAGGATGTCAAAATCCGCTTCCGGGATATTCAGGCACAGCCGCGTAAAATTATCTCCAGCCCGACCTGGTCAGGCCTGGAGGACGACCACGTTTCCTATAACGCCGGTTATACCAATGTTCATGAGCTTATCCCATGGCGCACCTTGAGCGGCCGCCAGCAGCTTTATCAGGATCATCCGTGGATGCTGGCTTTCGGTGAAAGCCTGGTGGCCTATCGCCCGCCGGTAGATACCCGAAGCGTCACGCCGTTGCTGCATGTTCGCTCCAACGGTAATCCAGAGAAGGCGCTCAACTTCCTCACGCCGCATCAGAAATGGGGTATTCACTCCACATATAGTGACAACTTACTGATGCTGACCCTGGCACGCGGTGGTCCTCTGGTCTGGATAAGCGAGACCGATGCCCGTGAGTTGGGTATTGAAGATAACGACTGGATTGAAGCGTTTAACACCAACGGCGCGCTATCGGCGCGTGCGGTGGTCAGCCAGCGAGTTCAGCCAGGCATGGTCATGATGTACCACGCTCAGGAGCGCACCATAAACGTCCCAGGTTCAGAGATTACCGGCCAGCGCGGCGGTATTCACAACTCGGTGACCAGGGTCAGCCCTAAACCGACTCATATGATTGGCGGCTATGCCCAGCTCGCCTATGGCTTTAACTACTACGGCACGGTGGGATCCAACCGCGATGAATTCGTGGTGGTGAGAAAAATGCGCCGCATCGACTGGCTCGACGGCGAAGGACACGATAGCGAACAACCGGCAGTAGTGCAGGGGGCTGCAAAATGA